The Streptomyces sp. Mut1 genome window below encodes:
- a CDS encoding HEAT repeat domain-containing protein, translating into MDRDGLGERLSTAVGCGDAAAVRGLLEKGADPDTAGVDGVSVLCAAVAAYDTAVVNALVEGGADPDLVQPDGSTPLGRGVDGGSPDIVTAMLAGDVVPRLSGASRDRLLSSARTWYANGAADELRRRTGACGPVVSVRLLDDGYNYVDEVSLGGRTVRAGHGAVLTELEWSFRVLTPVDELVDRAIRSDEDHVDWWTACWTLSRRRSPQTWSAVVAHRSHPSPEHRRFVALYLWLLASAIGDTAYRTAESGDLLAVWALEETDGGVLAKVLDTYTEHEHPLLESVGLRLRTHPDPRVRRKVPYALVEEQVATSPSAGAALAVLADDPDPWVRVEACRAAGRDSGLQLDLIRALLGLAEDSDPLARQAAAEQLAFSPDRSAAVADALAALTGEESQWTRLEAAYGLALRDDPRTAEAIERVGHLGEGYEHDHRPGVLWTWQWDRKKPSPA; encoded by the coding sequence ATGGACCGCGACGGTCTTGGGGAGCGGTTGTCGACAGCGGTCGGGTGCGGCGACGCGGCTGCGGTGCGGGGCCTGCTGGAGAAGGGCGCCGATCCGGACACGGCGGGCGTGGACGGGGTTTCGGTGTTGTGCGCGGCGGTCGCGGCATACGACACGGCGGTCGTGAACGCCCTGGTGGAGGGCGGCGCGGACCCCGATCTGGTCCAGCCTGACGGATCCACACCGCTTGGGCGTGGCGTGGACGGGGGTTCCCCGGACATCGTCACGGCGATGCTGGCCGGCGATGTGGTGCCGCGGCTCTCCGGAGCGTCCCGTGACCGGCTGCTGTCCTCCGCCAGGACCTGGTACGCGAACGGAGCCGCCGATGAGCTGCGGCGCAGGACGGGTGCCTGCGGCCCGGTCGTGTCCGTACGGCTGCTGGACGACGGGTACAACTACGTCGATGAGGTGTCGCTGGGCGGCCGCACCGTACGAGCGGGGCACGGCGCGGTCCTGACCGAACTGGAATGGTCCTTCCGTGTCCTGACGCCGGTGGACGAGCTCGTCGACCGGGCGATCCGTTCCGATGAGGACCACGTGGACTGGTGGACGGCCTGCTGGACCCTCAGCAGGCGCCGCAGTCCGCAGACATGGTCGGCCGTGGTGGCTCACCGGTCCCATCCCTCCCCCGAGCACCGTCGTTTCGTGGCGCTCTACCTCTGGCTCCTGGCATCGGCCATCGGCGACACCGCCTATCGCACGGCGGAATCCGGCGATCTGCTGGCCGTCTGGGCGCTGGAGGAGACCGACGGGGGCGTCCTCGCGAAAGTCCTCGACACGTACACCGAGCACGAGCACCCCCTTCTGGAGTCCGTCGGCCTCCGGCTCCGCACCCACCCGGACCCGCGCGTGCGCCGCAAGGTGCCGTACGCCCTGGTCGAGGAGCAAGTCGCCACGTCCCCGTCCGCCGGGGCCGCTCTGGCCGTCCTCGCCGACGACCCGGACCCCTGGGTGAGAGTGGAGGCGTGCAGGGCGGCCGGCAGGGACAGCGGTCTGCAACTGGACCTCATCCGTGCTCTGCTGGGGCTGGCCGAGGACTCCGACCCCCTTGCACGCCAGGCGGCAGCCGAACAGCTCGCGTTCTCGCCGGACCGCTCGGCCGCCGTCGCGGATGCGCTGGCGGCCCTTACCGGCGAGGAAAGCCAGTGGACACGGCTGGAAGCGGCCTACGGTCTCGCCCTGCGCGACGATCCCCGCACCGCGGAGGCGATCGAACGTGTCGGGCACCTGGGCGAGGGTTACGAACATGACCACCGCCCCGGCGTGCTGTGGACGTGGCAGTGGGACCGGAAGAAGCCGAGTCCCGCATGA
- a CDS encoding polyketide synthase, with amino-acid sequence MDFEPIAVVGRGCVLPGALDPDTFWENIAAGRSSLSAAPAGRWRVPRRWVMGSVDDHLDRTWSEVGGYVEGFGSVFDPGGFRVAPERISSLDPLFHWVLYGVRQALAEAGRVGPLPRGGLVLGNLSYPTQTGAAFAEHVWLSAQRPPLRDALLAGARRPRPDARNRFSSGLPAVFAARALGLGAGAWSLDAACASSLYAVKLACDRLHDGTADLMVAGAVSRPDPLYLHVGFCGLSATSRTGRSRPFHQDADGLVHGEGAGFVALMRLSDARASGVSVLGVIRGVGLSNDGRGSGLISPSEEGQVRAMRLAYDMAGVAPESVSLVECHATGTPVGDAVEARGMARVFGAADDVPVGSVKSNVGHLLASAGAAGLLKVLGALRAGVRPATLGVRRPLDALAGTPLRVLSAPEEWTGPRRAAVSAFGFGGTNAHLIVDLPDDVSRPAVPRPARGSGRTGRAQESRQDSYPDSAATSGAAAGRADGRAPVAIVAIGARVGEGKSAEDLRRAVLGGERRGPAAEFAVGLTDLCFPPLGLERTVRHQLLVLEAAREAVRSVRLPRERTMVVIGTGVDPEVARAGARWRVPHWLEEAGPSARVPADAARDAFAPPMTAEGVVGSMPNLAANRISTQLDLGGPGFTVSAEEASGTVALELAARALRAGEADAALVGAADQCCQAVHRAALRELGHEDVPGDAAVVLVLKLLDAARGDGDTVVALLDEECADAPDVVIGDGPDVAFDPAAAFGRAHAASGLVSVAVAALALQHRAVPRPGEPADTGAVPRTARVAVAPLEGPAVSVRLRAGDARPWLRGPAPSLHVFSGADRREVLAALDAGVESGAGPARLALVADGDTVPAHRREAARRWLAEGGARPADVLYRDAPVEGRTAFVYTNGSAAYEGMGHELMLALPSLAETVRDRHGVRGTRLRSGVRQGVLQQIWTAAELAVCHTVFSREVLGLRPDAAIGYSSGESAALVALGAWPDAKGLYEATRESGLFTTELSGELRAVRRHWQRRGVRGSKWASYLVGAPLDVVRAALAEEAAVHLMAVNAPGICVIGGESRACAGVVARLGAGLAIELDYDIAAHAPELAEVREVWRAVHHRPTVDVPGVRFYSGATGRSYRPTTERAADAITAQGMGTIDFAAMIEQAWADGVRVFVEHGPRRLCTGWIRRVLGDREHVAVALDAPQDTGLRQLCLSVAELVVAGVPVRHEELLARLGGASTGLPDPGPTVTVPVVPSPSLPHLEPAVTTLPRAPELAPVPDHGSPAAPAPRVSESPATLPAASPAAVPVPEGARAAVVRLGLRAAELHREVMACHTGTHQRFLRMSALTVTALASAGTRAPAPGPVQSPGLAAPRPAGRLASPAPVRPKPAPVPGAPASPLPASPPSPEPKPGPKFDRAQLEYLAAHEISALFGPRFAEQDGYAVQTRMPGPPMLFADRVTGIDAVPAALAMPGPVRTDGRIWTETDIRSDSWYLDSTGRMPSGLLIEAGQADLLLLSWLGADLLNRGERAYRLLGCEVTFHGPPPGAGDTLSFEIHIDGHAEAEGVRLAFFHYDCYVDGELRLSVREGQAGFFTPAELSGSGGIRWDPAECPPDGSLPLDPPAVPCERTRFGTERLRALAEGRPADCFGPGWEATAAHIRSPHLDGGRLRLLDEVSAFDPAGGPWGRGYLRAETALAPEDWFFAGHFKNDPCMPGTLMFQGGLQAMAFYLTAMGYTVDRDGWRFEPVDGRPYRTKCRGQATPGNRRVVYEVFVRGVSAGPVPTLHADVLGSVDGAKAFLGRGMSLRLVPDWPLSQWRLTGPGAVQTDAAPVPLPRLGGLVGHREDGPVATAGDGFPFDYPSLLACAWGRPSEAFGTMYERFDGPRGVARLPGPPYHFMSRIVSVDGAQGGMREGSCVVAEYDVPDRAWFFEQSGGRTMPFAVLMETALQPCGWLASYVGSALTTDVDLLFRNLDGTGTVTGEVTPAARTVRTRAELTRVSRSGDLIIESFRVSCSADGVPVFALETVFGYFPRSAFEDQQGLAASADDRNRLAEPCDRTVDLTSRPDRYCGGELRLPGPMLLMLDRITGYWPQGGCAGLGRLRSEKDVRPDAWFFRAHFFQDPVQPGSLGIEAMCQLLQFHLLDGGAAAGVPRPRFEPVLPDRETAWTYRGQITPAHRLIRVDMDIVESGTDERGPYAVADASLWGDDTCIYRVRGLGMRVVSEPDRG; translated from the coding sequence ATGGATTTCGAACCGATCGCCGTCGTCGGCCGGGGCTGTGTGCTGCCCGGTGCGCTCGACCCGGACACGTTCTGGGAGAACATCGCCGCGGGCCGCAGCAGCCTGTCAGCCGCCCCGGCGGGGCGGTGGCGGGTCCCGCGCCGCTGGGTGATGGGCTCGGTGGACGACCACCTCGACCGCACCTGGAGCGAGGTCGGCGGCTATGTCGAGGGGTTCGGTTCCGTCTTCGATCCGGGCGGTTTCCGCGTCGCCCCGGAGCGGATCTCCTCACTGGATCCGCTGTTCCACTGGGTCCTGTACGGGGTGCGGCAGGCGCTCGCCGAGGCGGGCCGGGTGGGTCCGCTGCCGCGCGGCGGGCTGGTGCTGGGCAATCTGTCGTACCCGACGCAGACCGGGGCCGCCTTCGCCGAACACGTCTGGCTCTCCGCGCAGCGACCGCCGCTGCGCGACGCCCTGCTGGCGGGTGCGCGCCGCCCACGTCCCGACGCCCGCAACCGCTTCTCCTCCGGGCTGCCCGCCGTGTTCGCGGCCCGCGCGCTCGGGCTCGGCGCGGGGGCGTGGTCCCTCGACGCCGCCTGTGCGTCCTCGTTGTACGCGGTCAAGCTGGCGTGCGACCGGCTGCATGACGGCACGGCAGATCTGATGGTGGCGGGTGCGGTCAGCCGGCCCGATCCGCTCTACCTGCATGTGGGGTTCTGCGGGCTGTCCGCGACCAGCCGTACCGGGCGCAGTCGCCCGTTCCACCAGGACGCGGACGGGCTGGTGCACGGCGAGGGCGCCGGGTTCGTCGCCCTGATGCGGCTGTCCGACGCCAGGGCCTCGGGTGTCTCCGTGCTCGGTGTGATCCGGGGCGTGGGGCTCTCCAACGACGGACGCGGATCCGGGCTGATCAGCCCGTCCGAGGAGGGCCAGGTCCGGGCCATGCGCCTGGCGTACGACATGGCGGGCGTCGCCCCCGAGTCGGTTTCGCTGGTCGAGTGCCATGCGACGGGGACGCCGGTCGGGGACGCGGTGGAGGCGCGTGGCATGGCCCGGGTCTTCGGTGCGGCGGATGACGTGCCCGTCGGCTCGGTGAAGTCCAATGTCGGGCATCTGCTGGCGTCGGCCGGTGCGGCCGGGCTGCTCAAGGTGCTCGGGGCGCTGCGGGCCGGGGTGCGTCCGGCGACGCTCGGGGTGCGACGGCCGCTCGACGCGCTGGCGGGTACGCCCTTGCGGGTACTCTCGGCGCCGGAGGAGTGGACGGGGCCGCGCAGGGCGGCGGTCAGTGCCTTCGGGTTCGGCGGCACGAACGCCCACCTGATCGTGGACCTTCCCGACGACGTGTCACGGCCGGCCGTGCCCCGGCCGGCGCGGGGCTCGGGGCGGACCGGCCGCGCTCAGGAGTCCCGCCAGGATTCCTACCCGGATTCGGCTGCGACTTCTGGGGCGGCGGCCGGGAGGGCGGACGGCCGTGCCCCGGTGGCGATCGTCGCGATCGGTGCCCGGGTGGGCGAGGGGAAGTCCGCGGAGGACTTGCGCCGGGCGGTGCTGGGCGGTGAACGGCGTGGTCCTGCCGCGGAGTTCGCCGTGGGGCTGACGGATCTGTGCTTCCCTCCGCTGGGTCTGGAGCGGACCGTACGCCATCAGCTCCTGGTGCTGGAGGCCGCCCGGGAGGCGGTGCGGTCGGTGCGGCTGCCCCGCGAGCGGACCATGGTCGTCATCGGGACGGGGGTGGACCCGGAGGTGGCTCGGGCCGGTGCCCGCTGGCGGGTGCCGCACTGGCTGGAGGAGGCGGGACCGAGCGCCCGCGTACCGGCGGACGCCGCCCGGGACGCGTTTGCTCCGCCGATGACGGCGGAGGGCGTGGTGGGCAGCATGCCGAATCTCGCAGCCAACCGCATCAGCACCCAACTCGACCTCGGCGGGCCGGGGTTCACGGTGTCCGCCGAGGAGGCCTCCGGGACGGTCGCGCTGGAGCTCGCGGCCAGGGCCCTGCGTGCGGGCGAGGCCGACGCCGCGCTCGTCGGTGCCGCCGACCAGTGCTGCCAGGCGGTCCACCGGGCCGCCCTGCGGGAGTTGGGGCACGAGGACGTGCCGGGGGACGCGGCGGTCGTCCTCGTCCTGAAGCTGCTGGACGCCGCGCGCGGGGACGGTGACACCGTCGTCGCCCTGCTGGACGAGGAATGCGCCGACGCGCCGGACGTGGTCATCGGCGACGGCCCCGACGTGGCGTTCGACCCGGCGGCGGCCTTCGGGCGTGCTCATGCGGCGTCCGGGCTGGTCTCCGTGGCAGTCGCCGCGCTCGCCCTCCAGCACCGCGCGGTCCCCCGCCCGGGTGAGCCGGCCGACACCGGGGCCGTTCCCCGGACCGCGCGGGTCGCGGTGGCGCCGCTGGAGGGACCGGCCGTGAGCGTACGGCTGCGCGCCGGGGACGCCCGGCCGTGGCTGCGCGGTCCTGCTCCGAGCCTGCACGTCTTCTCCGGGGCGGACCGCCGGGAGGTACTGGCCGCGCTGGATGCCGGGGTGGAGTCCGGCGCGGGCCCGGCCCGGCTGGCCCTCGTGGCCGACGGGGACACCGTGCCCGCGCACCGCAGGGAAGCCGCCCGCCGCTGGCTGGCGGAGGGCGGGGCCCGGCCGGCCGACGTGCTGTACCGGGACGCGCCGGTCGAGGGGCGGACCGCGTTCGTGTACACCAACGGCTCGGCCGCCTACGAGGGCATGGGCCATGAGCTGATGCTCGCCCTGCCGTCGCTGGCCGAGACCGTCCGCGACCGACACGGGGTACGGGGTACGCGGTTGCGGTCCGGGGTGCGACAGGGGGTGCTCCAGCAGATCTGGACCGCCGCGGAACTGGCGGTGTGCCACACGGTGTTCAGTCGCGAGGTGCTCGGGCTGCGGCCGGATGCCGCGATCGGCTACTCCTCGGGCGAGTCGGCCGCGCTGGTCGCGCTGGGGGCGTGGCCGGACGCGAAGGGGCTGTACGAGGCCACGCGGGAGAGCGGCCTGTTCACCACCGAGCTCAGCGGCGAGCTCCGGGCGGTGCGACGGCACTGGCAGCGGCGGGGCGTCCGGGGTTCCAAGTGGGCGAGTTACCTGGTCGGTGCCCCGCTGGACGTGGTCCGTGCGGCGCTCGCCGAGGAGGCCGCCGTGCATCTGATGGCGGTGAACGCTCCCGGGATCTGCGTCATCGGCGGCGAGTCCCGGGCGTGTGCGGGAGTCGTGGCCCGGCTGGGTGCCGGCCTCGCCATCGAGCTGGACTACGACATCGCGGCCCACGCACCGGAGCTGGCGGAGGTCAGGGAGGTGTGGCGCGCGGTCCATCACCGTCCCACGGTGGACGTGCCCGGTGTGCGGTTCTACAGCGGAGCAACCGGGCGGTCCTACCGGCCGACGACCGAACGGGCGGCCGATGCGATCACCGCGCAGGGCATGGGCACGATCGACTTCGCGGCCATGATCGAGCAGGCCTGGGCCGACGGGGTCCGGGTCTTCGTGGAGCACGGGCCGCGGAGGCTGTGCACCGGCTGGATCAGGCGGGTGCTCGGCGACCGGGAGCACGTGGCCGTGGCGCTGGACGCCCCGCAGGACACGGGTCTGCGGCAGCTGTGTCTGTCGGTGGCCGAACTCGTCGTCGCCGGAGTTCCGGTGCGCCACGAGGAGTTGCTCGCCCGGCTCGGCGGTGCCTCGACCGGACTCCCGGATCCCGGGCCCACCGTCACCGTTCCCGTGGTCCCGTCCCCGTCCCTGCCCCACCTGGAGCCCGCTGTGACGACCCTGCCCCGAGCCCCGGAACTGGCCCCGGTTCCCGACCACGGCAGTCCGGCCGCCCCGGCACCCCGGGTCTCCGAGAGCCCCGCCACGCTCCCGGCCGCCTCCCCCGCCGCTGTGCCGGTGCCGGAGGGCGCGCGGGCCGCGGTCGTCCGGCTCGGTCTGCGGGCCGCCGAGCTGCACCGGGAGGTGATGGCCTGCCACACCGGGACCCACCAGCGATTCCTGCGGATGTCGGCGCTGACCGTGACCGCGTTGGCTTCTGCCGGAACCCGGGCCCCCGCCCCCGGCCCCGTGCAGTCGCCCGGGCTCGCCGCGCCCCGTCCGGCCGGCCGGCTCGCTTCGCCCGCCCCGGTGCGGCCGAAGCCCGCCCCCGTGCCGGGTGCGCCCGCTTCACCGCTGCCCGCTTCACCGCCGTCGCCCGAGCCGAAGCCGGGACCGAAGTTCGACCGCGCGCAACTGGAGTACCTCGCGGCGCACGAGATCTCCGCCCTGTTCGGGCCCCGGTTCGCCGAGCAGGACGGATACGCGGTGCAGACCCGGATGCCGGGCCCTCCCATGCTGTTCGCCGACCGGGTCACCGGAATCGACGCGGTGCCCGCGGCCCTCGCCATGCCGGGGCCGGTGCGCACCGACGGCAGGATCTGGACGGAGACCGACATCCGGTCCGACAGCTGGTATCTGGACTCCACGGGGCGCATGCCGTCCGGCCTGCTGATCGAGGCGGGCCAGGCCGACCTGCTCCTGCTGAGCTGGCTGGGCGCCGATCTCCTCAACCGGGGTGAACGCGCCTACCGGCTGCTCGGCTGCGAGGTGACCTTTCACGGTCCCCCGCCGGGAGCCGGTGACACCCTGTCCTTCGAGATCCATATCGACGGCCACGCGGAGGCGGAGGGCGTGCGGCTGGCCTTCTTCCACTACGACTGTTACGTGGACGGCGAGCTACGGCTCAGTGTCCGCGAGGGCCAGGCCGGCTTCTTCACCCCCGCGGAACTCTCCGGAAGCGGCGGGATCCGGTGGGACCCGGCCGAGTGTCCGCCGGACGGCTCCCTGCCCCTCGACCCGCCCGCCGTGCCCTGCGAACGGACCCGATTCGGCACGGAGCGCCTCCGGGCCCTGGCCGAGGGGCGGCCGGCGGACTGCTTCGGTCCCGGCTGGGAGGCCACGGCGGCCCACATCCGCTCGCCGCACCTCGACGGCGGCAGGCTGCGGCTGTTGGACGAGGTGAGCGCCTTCGACCCGGCCGGAGGCCCGTGGGGCCGGGGCTATCTGCGCGCCGAGACGGCGTTGGCACCGGAGGACTGGTTCTTCGCCGGGCACTTCAAGAACGACCCCTGCATGCCCGGCACCCTGATGTTCCAAGGCGGCCTCCAGGCGATGGCCTTCTACCTGACAGCCATGGGGTACACCGTCGACCGGGACGGCTGGCGCTTCGAACCGGTCGACGGCCGGCCCTACCGGACCAAGTGCCGGGGCCAGGCGACGCCCGGGAACCGACGCGTCGTCTACGAGGTGTTCGTACGCGGTGTCTCGGCGGGCCCGGTGCCGACACTCCACGCCGACGTGCTGGGCTCGGTGGACGGGGCGAAGGCGTTTCTGGGCCGCGGCATGTCCCTGCGGCTGGTGCCCGACTGGCCGCTCTCGCAGTGGCGGCTGACGGGCCCCGGTGCCGTACAGACCGATGCAGCCCCGGTACCTCTGCCTCGGTTGGGCGGGCTGGTGGGCCATCGTGAGGACGGGCCGGTGGCCACGGCCGGCGACGGGTTCCCCTTCGACTACCCGTCGCTGCTGGCGTGCGCCTGGGGCAGGCCGAGCGAGGCGTTCGGCACGATGTACGAGCGCTTCGACGGCCCCCGGGGGGTGGCGCGGCTCCCCGGTCCCCCGTACCACTTCATGAGCCGGATCGTGTCGGTGGACGGGGCCCAGGGAGGGATGCGGGAGGGCAGTTGTGTCGTCGCGGAGTACGACGTGCCCGACCGGGCGTGGTTCTTCGAGCAGAGCGGTGGCCGCACCATGCCGTTCGCGGTCCTCATGGAGACCGCGCTGCAACCCTGCGGCTGGCTCGCCTCGTACGTGGGCAGCGCCCTGACGACCGACGTGGACCTGCTGTTCCGCAACCTCGACGGCACGGGGACGGTGACCGGCGAGGTGACCCCGGCGGCCCGCACGGTCCGTACCCGCGCCGAACTGACGCGCGTCTCGCGCAGCGGCGACCTGATCATCGAGTCGTTCCGGGTGTCGTGCTCGGCCGACGGCGTGCCCGTGTTCGCTCTCGAAACCGTCTTCGGCTACTTCCCGAGGTCGGCCTTCGAGGACCAGCAGGGCCTGGCCGCGTCGGCGGATGACCGGAACCGTCTGGCCGAGCCCTGCGACCGTACCGTCGACCTGACCTCGCGGCCCGACCGCTACTGCGGCGGCGAACTGCGTCTGCCGGGGCCCATGCTGCTGATGCTGGACCGGATCACGGGCTACTGGCCGCAGGGGGGCTGTGCGGGGCTGGGCCGGTTGCGGTCGGAGAAGGACGTCCGCCCGGACGCCTGGTTCTTCCGGGCCCACTTCTTCCAGGACCCCGTACAGCCGGGCTCCTTGGGCATCGAGGCCATGTGCCAGCTGCTCCAGTTCCACCTGCTCGACGGCGGTGCGGCCGCCGGTGTGCCGCGCCCCCGGTTCGAGCCGGTGCTCCCCGACCGGGAGACGGCCTGGACGTACCGCGGCCAGATCACCCCCGCCCACCGGCTGATCCGGGTGGACATGGACATCGTGGAGAGCGGCACGGACGAGCGGGGCCCCTACGCGGTGGCGGACGCGTCACTGTGGGGCGACGACACCTGCATCTACCGGGTGCGCGGGCTGGGCATGCGTGTGGTGTCGGAGCCGGACCGGGGATGA
- a CDS encoding DUF3533 domain-containing protein, with amino-acid sequence MADATGSSTKTGAWTEVRDAITTRAVLVMVGVLLLQLGFALSYMGAFHAPEPHRIPITLVAPQAVRADLVARLDALPGDPLHVTPVQDREKARARLLERRTDAALIVSVTGRTDTLLVASAGGPSAADAATKIVQAVERTQNRALVVRDIRSPAAGDSRGLSSFYLVLSWTIGGYLAASALNMAAGSKRPTLLRSLVRLAAMLPYALVSGIGGAIIVGPVLHCLPGAFWELVGIGTLVVFASGAVGVALQSLAGTIGLGLTILIFTILGNPSSGGVYPASLLPPFWAAIGQALPPGAGTTVVRNTVYFDGNNTTGALWILGAWAFGGIVVAILSAALRDRQQRPRSEAAAPTGPGPRPDAY; translated from the coding sequence GTGGCGGACGCAACAGGCTCCTCGACGAAGACCGGCGCGTGGACGGAGGTGCGCGACGCGATCACGACCAGGGCCGTACTCGTCATGGTGGGAGTGCTGCTGCTCCAATTGGGCTTCGCACTCTCGTACATGGGGGCATTCCACGCTCCCGAGCCCCACCGGATCCCGATCACCTTGGTTGCCCCGCAGGCGGTGCGGGCAGACCTGGTGGCCCGGCTCGACGCACTGCCCGGCGACCCGTTGCACGTCACCCCGGTCCAGGACCGGGAAAAGGCCCGGGCGCGGCTGCTGGAGCGCAGGACCGACGCGGCCCTGATCGTGTCGGTGACCGGGCGAACCGACACCTTGCTGGTCGCCTCGGCGGGCGGGCCGTCCGCGGCCGACGCAGCCACGAAGATCGTGCAGGCCGTGGAGCGCACGCAGAACCGTGCCCTGGTGGTCCGCGACATCCGCTCGCCCGCCGCAGGCGATTCGCGCGGACTCTCGTCCTTCTACCTGGTGCTCAGCTGGACGATCGGCGGCTACCTCGCCGCGTCGGCGCTGAACATGGCGGCCGGATCCAAGCGGCCCACTCTCCTGCGCTCCCTCGTGCGGCTGGCGGCGATGCTGCCCTACGCCCTCGTCTCCGGCATCGGTGGCGCGATCATCGTCGGGCCCGTGCTCCACTGTCTGCCCGGCGCCTTCTGGGAACTCGTCGGCATCGGCACGCTGGTCGTCTTCGCCTCGGGCGCCGTGGGCGTGGCCCTGCAGTCGCTGGCCGGGACGATCGGGCTGGGGCTCACCATCCTCATCTTCACCATTCTCGGCAACCCCAGCTCGGGCGGGGTCTATCCGGCGTCGCTGCTGCCGCCGTTCTGGGCCGCGATCGGCCAGGCCCTGCCGCCCGGAGCCGGGACCACGGTGGTCCGCAACACCGTCTACTTCGACGGCAACAACACCACCGGGGCCCTGTGGATCCTCGGCGCCTGGGCCTTCGGGGGAATCGTGGTGGCGATCCTGTCCGCCGCCCTGCGCGACCGGCAGCAGCGGCCGCGGTCCGAGGCGGCCGCCCCCACCGGACCGGGGCCCCGGCCCGACGCGTACTGA
- a CDS encoding DUF7691 family protein, with protein sequence MSSSLSVYLLDVAAARALVGSRDDQLFEVLRARFADSLARDDDYHGDEIEKGAPTAEAALRAVIHGGPFSEDRNHAFQYGYAYERLCSFSGAFLPNDCFTPHRGDWLSVVDQGLGALGITAVSVESFSHGGPPDPVPYSFTPGCGEWPPDRVAQALEQYGAARGADAGSGPASPREPEAVRAVEQCLDWMRRAKALPGFGIVGFRY encoded by the coding sequence ATGAGTTCTTCGCTGAGCGTCTACCTGCTCGATGTCGCGGCAGCACGCGCCCTGGTCGGTTCCCGCGACGACCAGTTGTTCGAGGTGCTGCGCGCCCGGTTCGCGGACAGTCTGGCGCGCGACGACGACTATCACGGCGACGAGATCGAGAAGGGCGCCCCCACGGCGGAAGCGGCTCTGCGCGCGGTCATTCATGGCGGGCCGTTCAGCGAGGACCGGAACCACGCCTTCCAGTACGGGTATGCCTACGAGCGGCTGTGCTCGTTCTCCGGCGCGTTCCTTCCCAACGACTGCTTCACACCGCACCGGGGCGACTGGCTGTCCGTGGTCGATCAGGGGCTCGGCGCCCTGGGCATCACCGCCGTGTCGGTGGAGTCCTTCAGCCACGGCGGCCCACCCGATCCGGTGCCGTACAGCTTCACGCCGGGCTGCGGAGAGTGGCCGCCCGACCGCGTCGCCCAGGCTCTGGAGCAGTACGGGGCCGCCAGGGGCGCGGACGCCGGGTCGGGTCCGGCCTCGCCGCGGGAGCCGGAGGCCGTGCGGGCTGTCGAGCAGTGCCTCGACTGGATGCGGCGCGCGAAGGCGCTGCCCGGCTTCGGCATAGTCGGCTTCCGGTACTGA
- a CDS encoding DUF5713 family protein has protein sequence MPITNQRVAERKFLRPLYADTYFPDHVLDKGRAILIRLCERIEAEQPRDLTGLYALTHAATEEFNRLEAEFEAAGSEIETVAREEIAEDFWFVASSYGFTDADAEELIAPRDW, from the coding sequence ATGCCGATCACGAATCAGCGGGTGGCGGAACGGAAGTTTCTGCGGCCGCTGTACGCGGACACGTACTTCCCCGACCATGTCCTCGACAAGGGCAGAGCGATCCTGATCCGCTTGTGCGAGCGGATCGAGGCGGAGCAACCCAGGGACCTGACGGGGCTGTACGCGCTGACCCACGCGGCGACGGAGGAATTCAACCGGCTGGAGGCGGAGTTCGAGGCGGCCGGGAGCGAGATAGAAACGGTGGCGCGCGAGGAGATCGCCGAGGACTTCTGGTTTGTCGCCTCGTCCTACGGATTCACGGACGCCGACGCGGAGGAACTGATCGCTCCCCGGGACTGGTGA